CTAGCTTTTTTTTCAGCAAAGCTGTCTATAACATCATCATAATCTAGAGTCTTTGCCAACTTGTGTTCGATGGAGAGAAGTATTAAATGATTTAAGCGGTTTTCTTCTGTAGTTGAacgtaaataactttttattaatttcagtttACTGAAAGATCTTTCTCTCGTTGACACAGACGTGGGAATGGTAGAAAGTATTCGAagacaaatacatatttgaggTAGTATATTTTGAAGTCCTTtcttatatatttgattaaattattagaaattaaattaagtaatcGAGTACAGTAAACGGAAAAAAGTCtctcgtttaaataatattataggatatattttattcaattttaaattagtttacgaGAGGTAAACcacaaatataaatgaatacatttttatattttttaaataatattattataatatatattatattcaatttttaattaatttacgagGGGTAAACCACTATGATAAtcatagaatacaattttatagacaTGTAAACTGTTTTTTTCTCCCAGTCTGCCACTGgaaaatgctataaaatatttagataacaagtaaaaaaaaaaatgttttcttcaataaatttaacatgttattatgaatgtaaataggtataaccgtattaggtataatttagtattattctGTAAGTACAGGTACATATAATGATACAGACTATAGCTTAATGCCCCAATACGAAGATATACTTCTTTAAagactaatagaaatattaaaaattaatcattttaataaaaataaagaataatatgtatatattttaatcaattattacttACTAATATTCGTGTTTCTGCTAATCGCTATTTACTGCGctagtaataaatttataaaaatacagtgACACTGTGGTAGTGTGGTATACGTCTACTGTCGAGTAATAAGCAACCGACTGGTGCGGCCGTGCAGGTTGTGGTTTACTATTCAGAATAATCAATTCTACAATGTATCGGTTATAGGTTTTTGTCTAAAAATATGGCGTGCTGCGTGCACCGTCACCTATCGTAGCAAATCGAGTATCGTTATCGCGATCTATCCACATTATactacacacatatacacattatactaatatattaaaatattattaagtagaaACGGTGGCATAGACGAGAGGTGGAGGAAATTGTTTTGACTACGTGACTGGACGTCATGCTTTTATACTCGCGCATTGTATGACTGTAtaagtgttaaattatattttaattttattttaagtattaatattatgtggatgACGCAAAGAAGATATTTTTTGTCTCAATAACGGTGGTCGGTGATAgttctttgtttttaattattatacatcaagaCTTTTTGGGGGCCCCCTAAAATATTCCAACAATGGGGCCTGGGGCAAAATGGTCCCGTTGCCCCCCCCCTCTGAACGGCCCTGCTTATGATAAGACAGAACCGGGATTTTAAcaccttaaaataaattaacaagcTTCAGCCTTCAAGTACTTATGCATATACAATCAACAGCTAGGTATTTAATCGAGGCGAtattactttttactattacgtactaattattaattattattagcataATGCTAAAATAGCACGATAGTACGATACACATTTCAATCaacaacaaataacaaaatatataattaaaaactctaaaaaaagaaattatattatattttcaaattgttttttataagagtattttgataaaatttaatattcaaacgacgcaaaacaataatttttagcttttacttattaataatttagttgttttcctgatattaaaaaagtaaaaactatagaTCATAAAAACTTAAACATCTCACAATcacttttattatcattatacataatatatacagtgatattttcaaaaatattaatctaattGTATGccataaataggtacctatatgaaaacTTTCGACTTTTTTTCTATCTATACAGATACAATTTTTCTAATCCgtcaaaaattcttaaaaatataatacaaagtttCTCATAAAATTATCCtatagaaatttataaatatcaagaaataaatttataaatagtataaatagcacaatttttttttatagtcatttgaattttagattctgattggAGCGAtgatgtttgtttatttgtttttctgtctgtaaacattttttcttgtAGAAAACTTCAGTATCTTTACTTGTAGAAAGGTGAATCGAGaggttaaaattgaaaacttttttcgtttggttaaaaagcttgacaatttaataaatagttcTTCATTATAATTGTAACCATATGGCatatactgtaaccaaaaaaacctaaaatacctatgtattttgataatttttaatttctataagaACAACTtctgttgttttaatttttcaaacctTAAGACCGaatccaaacatttttaacaatatttaaaacagcaACATCCGAAcactttaattgtttaaaaataactttaaactcatctaaatatttttaaaacttcatatttaatatagaaaattaaaatttaagtaatattggAATGTTAGCAGTTAGGGACAATAAGTTACTAcgaccaatatttttttaattataacaaaataccaGTCTTGGGTTGTATTCCAAAtacagtattcggaatactatttaggttaacatattttatataagggaattcctttaatattttcaaatacacataatatattttttacacatttcaATTGTAATTTTACGATCAACACAATGTTTTATTGATAGTTATCGATTCGATGATCCGTTCGCTTGTTTTCATTCAAAGTTGAATTTTAAACTATGGAATTTTTTGTGTAAGAagacactatatattataaaagtgattCAATACaccagttttaatttaaaacaatattgcttcaattcaaaaacaaattttgttggGCTACTTATACTTCATAGACAAcagaaattgtatttttgaaacattattttaatagtgaaaaaatcataaattgttaAGTTAAAACACCAAAGACTTGTAAATTCAATATATGATTCacaaagttattttataaaaatctaaaaaaaagtttagtgtAACGTCATGAAAGTTTTTTTATGTGTGATCAAACTATggaagttcaaatttaacattttaaacgaataatagtaatttaatctCAACTGATATTTGTTATTATCCCTAACAGCTAACATTccaatattacttaaattttaattttctatactctatactaaatatgaagttttaaaaatatttagacaaatttttagttatttataaacaattaaaatgttttaagctgttttaaatattgttaaaaatttttGGGTTTCAGtctaaaagtttgaaaaattaaaacaccatAAGTTGTTCCtatggaaattaaaattattaaaatatatatgcacatttttttatttgtaagcatgtaagttcaaattttgtctGAGTAAAGAAAATTACtttgttgttaaaatgtattaactttcaatttttatagctgaggcttgtttattaattgttagaTTCCTCATAAATACTTACTGAAatccaaaaatctaaaaatgtttaagcaatatttttatttattgacaattgatgttaatattttatattgagatgaaaaataatgatattagttttaataatattgttgtttaaaaatataatttgtcagGACCTTGCAACTCTtacgtatataattaaattttactaaacccattttcaaaatatttggattaaTTTTTAGGTATTGCTGCAAAATGTTGTGAAGAAATAAAGaagagttaaatattaattgactgAACAATTTATCGGGTAAAAATGTAAGCTCTCAGCTAAAATATTTGTCAACTGATAAAATATcgcttaatataattttctgccTAGATGCGATtcaggtaaaattatttttattgatatacgGTTAAGTGTTAGTCAAAATTATTGGCTTATTGTAGCACATCATATAgaactaaatatatttcctTTAACTTTAGTTGTAGCTCCAACTAGTGTATGTCAGGACATAAGCTTAGAGCTTAACAGTCTccgtatgtttatttataaggaCTAacatggaattaaaaaaaaatacttaagctACTTTACTTAGTGATTTGGACAATACTTAGAAtggtttataaaatgtatatacattttatataaatatacaatcgcGGATCCAGGGGGGAGGGGGCTTAGAGACTCCTActtgttgaaaaatgttatagatgtataaataattcatacatcTTGAATTccagaaatttaaaataaaaatacatttgtaattattgttatcaaatataatcaataatctgttatgaactaaaattataattgtatttattctgAAAAAATGTAGCCTCTACCCCATTTTATACTCCTAGATCCGCAcctgtaaatatatacatactaatatacaaaagaaaaacatttaaatgtcaTACATTTAATGGAGTTTTTAACACCaacataatactatgtaatttGCGGAGCCATGTGTAatacagaatttaaaaaaaatttttgttacaTTTAGATATGAAAAACACCTTGAAAATGTtctctagataataatatgtcagtaCTGACGATATACCACTAATAAGATAACACTAAGATATCATCACTAATGCTAATTCGAATCTacacttattaaaattaaaataaaaaataaataattaaaaaaaccagtagaatcaaacattaaatttattaacgcatgtttttaatttttaatttattgtgatttGTTTGACTGAGTAATGTAATGATACAAAGTTTTAGAAACCATGGACCTTGAGTTGATCAGACTTGGCAAGACCACATTTAGTTAACCATTGGCAAATGTTTTCTCGCTGGTCCCCTTGTAATTGTAACACTTCGCCATATTCGGGATGATCAACTACAGTGCCATTGCAAGCAAactcctaaaatattaaaataatataaattaattttcagaatagttgtaatttattaaaaggaTGGTAAgggtaattttaatatatatatacatttttatcaaatgatctataattataaaaaaaaaacctttattttaaagttgataGTTTTGTACACTAAGCATTAAAATGATGTCAGTGcacatttgttttctctctttgacccACATGTAATAAAGACAAAACACATTcacgtaaaattattattttttttaaatttttgagtaAACTTAgagtaattatttactatactctTAGAGTAAAAGTTATAGAGGATATATTTTTAAGGGTATAACTTATGGATTTGCTAAAATATTGtcccaaaacaatttaatatccaaaatttacaagtatatgtttttttttttttaattggattataaagtcaaataatcataaaatataaaatcaatatgacAAACCTTCAAAAATAGTATcctctataattttttgtagttggtcattttactctaagattactcaaaaattacatataaaaatattttacgtgaCTGTTTTATCCATGTTGCGAGTGGGtctgagagaaaacaaatatcaaatattgcgctgacatcctcttaagaagGTATCATTATTAAGTCTGCCAGGTCGTGGGGCTTTAGGCCTGACGCTATTGATATTTAACTACGTTTTATGTCAATAAACAATGGGAGCCGGAGGAGAAGTAATGCTAATGCGGTTCCTCGATAGGTCCCTCGATTAactcaacaaaaaaaagttggtATCATTAATAAGTAtagataagtaaattattaaatgcaattagttatttttaatttaagtaggGATATAAATACtaggtaaaacattttaaaataataaaatattataatatataattctatacaaatattgtgtatgtataatgtctctcgtcttaatttttgtaagtattacaaaaaacaggataaattattaacaatcaattagaaacattttaataaaagaaatattttatattagttgttaTTACCATTTTGCAGGCTCGTACAATCTTCTTCAAGTCATATTCTGACGACAGACCTTGAACCGTTGTTAATGTCTTACGACCATTACGCTGTTGAATTCTTATGTGAACAAGTCCGTCTTGCACGTCATCGTCTGCACCCTTGTTTGCATCAGCAAACgggtcttaaaatatataagatatcaacaataagttataaaataaaactatttatcaatttgtacaaaaataatcaaaatggCATGACTGCAATTGCCTAGATCATATGATGAAAGTGTAActaataaattttaaagaagTTTCCCAGattgacatttaaaatacaaaaaaatataatattttacctatttattattaattctacagttaaatgtatacacatacaaatgtataacaaattaaaataatatatacctaattgtaaGTAATCTTGGtcgtaaatttaaaagtttactcTAAATAAATGGATAATTACATAGTAATTAATTGAACAATAGCATGTGGAATACAACGTAGAGTATCAACTCTAGATAATTATGATTGAGATCAAAGTTTAATACATCATGGGATTATTTAGGACTATCAATTGCACACAATGAAATCTAATAGCTTTGACGGTTCAGTCAAATCAGAAGATTGAAAACACAGATTTCATACCAATAtccacatattataaatttcatcaTTGGGGACGCGTTGCAGAGGTCAATGAAACGCCTTCAAACAGAACCGGACAGACATGGTGACAAAAAACGAATAATGTCAACCGACATTCGACGTCCACAACAAGGATGTAACGTAAAACCAAAGCGGAAAAATGTTCAAGGAAATAACGGTGGCTGCCGAAGATATTAGGTTCAGCCGTTTGCCATTGCAATCGGCATCGCTTACATTCTTTTCGAGGGGTTGACGGGTTGACCGTAACAACACGCCAACGAGTGTACCCAAAACCGACCCACTGAGGCGACGCCCTTCGACGCGCTCGCGAGCACTGTCAGCGATGCGCGACGTACATTTCGTGTAGAAAACGAAAATGCGCAACAACAAAAAAACGCATTTCCGCGTCGGAACCGAATGAATTCGCAGCGCGACTCACTCTTGTCCCCCCAAGGATAGGATTTACGGTTGCGACCACGCGAAATTTGCACTTACCAAATACGTTGAGATTTTGGATTGACATGCGTATTGTTCGTATCTCTTGTTGTAGGCAAAATCGACCTCCTGCAATCCCGCTCGGCGATAGGACTCGGGCACGTGGGCTGGACGTCGAAAACTGAACGCTGGAAACCGGGAAGAGATTCACGGGCTGGTTGTTACTGCGGCGTTATGACgcgaaatatatatttcaatatatttcgtCGTGAACTCGTGAACGGTAATGGATAAATGAATAAATGGAGTCAAACAAAACGTTCAGATGATAAGGTATACGACGCTACAATATGATAACAATAGCGCGACTATTGACCGCGATCTTAGATTATAGAACGCGTCCGAGTCACGAGGGCGGACAAAGGGAATTTTATCtgcaaacaattttgtttataatgatTTTGTTGGTTATGTGTACTTAATACTTATCTTCGTCTATAGAGGTCGCCCACACACTGTatgcagcggcggcggcggcggtaaaaTTCTATTGTCTCGGCGATGGCGGTAAAATATTGTGCCCGGATGCATGACGTACCACCGCTACGATCACCTCCGCTTCGACTGCGGTGTTTGTCCCATGGAGAAaaaaatcatagataataataaatttacggATAAAGTGCGGGGCATgcaaactttataaaataattgaaatttgtaaacgtaattatgaCGGAAAGCGttagtcaaaaataattaaataccacgaaacaaaacataaagattaacaaaatatattatgtatcaattaaacaatacaataactcaaaacgtaatttatagaaaattattagACGAAAAATATCGCTTAACACAATATCTTATTGGTAATGGAAAGCGCCATTACTGTCATTGTATAAAcagaacaaatataatttaataataataattacttaatactttaatattaaatacttcattggtatacatttttgttctcattttccatttataatatttacatttaatattttctatgataggtaggtactcttaaatatttgtcttaccatcaagtttaaTTCATATAACAAATTACTTTCTCAGTAAGATTTTAGATCCAAATTGAGTAAAATGGTCTGGTTTTAAATGCTAAGGTTATGAAAACGGATgacttttttgttaataaatcagtgttcagtttaaaaaacaattacaagGAAGACTAATTGTATAGAAATGTTTTGATTCCTGAgagtaaattattgttttttttttttattatcatgtcTAAGAtttgtaactataaaatatttggtattattcgatgcaaac
This genomic window from Metopolophium dirhodum isolate CAU chromosome 1, ASM1992520v1, whole genome shotgun sequence contains:
- the LOC132935676 gene encoding eukaryotic translation initiation factor eIF1-like, translated to MSIQNLNVFDPFADANKGADDDVQDGLVHIRIQQRNGRKTLTTVQGLSSEYDLKKIVRACKMEFACNGTVVDHPEYGEVLQLQGDQRENICQWLTKCGLAKSDQLKVHGF